A window from Vicinamibacteria bacterium encodes these proteins:
- a CDS encoding long-chain fatty aldehyde decarbonylase, which yields MKSLTALDCASEGASLSPTAPIWLDVLAQAVTGELLAAMNYASLAEICADPAEAADALEHAAAERGHAAAFAAEGRRLGLDVPNNVDAKHWRRLREAFLRCTTERDFIGCLIVQEIMLESFAVASYARVGKVAPGSLGQTFASIAAEEKEHMEHAVALLRRERALDPERFDEKLRRLHLDVMTTLAAMLAKECKDGHCEVCQSSCVKPSLSQVSLSAAQLRGASLQQYLKTLDMLGIPGEVTLAWVAQLPV from the coding sequence ATGAAATCCCTAACTGCTCTCGACTGCGCGAGTGAGGGTGCTTCCCTCTCCCCCACGGCTCCGATTTGGCTGGACGTCCTCGCCCAGGCGGTGACGGGCGAACTCCTCGCCGCCATGAACTACGCCTCGTTAGCGGAGATATGCGCCGACCCCGCTGAAGCGGCCGACGCGTTGGAGCATGCGGCCGCTGAACGGGGGCATGCGGCTGCCTTCGCGGCCGAGGGCCGCAGGCTTGGACTGGACGTTCCCAACAACGTGGACGCGAAGCATTGGAGGCGGCTGCGCGAGGCCTTCCTGCGCTGCACCACCGAGCGTGACTTCATTGGCTGCCTGATCGTCCAGGAGATCATGCTGGAATCATTCGCAGTCGCAAGCTATGCGCGCGTCGGGAAGGTAGCACCGGGAAGCCTTGGCCAGACTTTTGCCTCCATCGCCGCAGAGGAAAAAGAGCACATGGAACACGCCGTGGCGCTCCTGAGAAGGGAGCGGGCCCTGGATCCCGAGCGCTTCGACGAAAAGCTGCGCCGGCTGCATCTTGACGTGATGACCACCCTCGCGGCCATGCTGGCGAAGGAATGCAAGGATGGACATTGCGAAGTGTGCCAAAGCAGCTGTGTGAAGCCCTCATTGTCTCAGGTCAGCTTGAGCGCAGCTCAGCTTCGTGGCGCGTCGCTGCAGCAGTATCTGAAGACGCTAGACATGCTGGGGATCCCCGGGGAGGTCACACTCGCGTGGGTGGCTCAGTTGCCGGTGTAG
- a CDS encoding DUF2306 domain-containing protein, protein MSTALWTNRLELKAVADAALKAAAGLWFLAAVIGQWAFLYYLVAFYGPSTFTDNFQAWNKNTFLRMAYVPGDTVGNLAFAAHALLAAVIAFGGALQLIPQIRARAISVHRWIGRVFFSTALGLSASGLYMEWVRGDRPNMEGAIAISVNALLIICFCGLAWRSAIAHEVTTHRRWALRAYLVANAQWFRRVGVFAWIILNRGPVGIGDNFDGPFIVFWDFGCYLVPLAVLELYLRAKEGAGPRGRLAMAGGLFSLTALMSVGIFGFTMVSLRLLEGL, encoded by the coding sequence ATGAGCACAGCGCTTTGGACCAACCGGTTGGAGCTGAAGGCGGTCGCGGACGCCGCGTTGAAGGCAGCGGCCGGGTTGTGGTTTCTGGCCGCCGTCATCGGCCAGTGGGCATTCCTGTACTACCTCGTGGCCTTCTATGGGCCCTCGACCTTTACGGACAATTTTCAGGCCTGGAACAAGAACACGTTCCTCCGCATGGCCTACGTTCCCGGGGATACGGTTGGAAACCTGGCTTTCGCCGCGCACGCTCTCCTGGCCGCGGTCATAGCCTTCGGAGGGGCGCTTCAGCTCATTCCACAGATACGGGCCCGCGCCATCTCCGTACACCGGTGGATAGGTCGCGTGTTCTTCTCAACCGCGTTGGGGCTCAGCGCCTCCGGCCTCTACATGGAGTGGGTTCGGGGCGACCGCCCCAACATGGAGGGCGCGATCGCCATCAGCGTCAACGCTCTGCTCATCATCTGCTTCTGCGGTCTGGCCTGGCGCTCGGCAATCGCGCATGAGGTAACCACCCACCGCCGCTGGGCACTGCGCGCCTATCTCGTGGCGAATGCGCAATGGTTCAGGCGGGTAGGCGTCTTCGCCTGGATCATCCTGAATCGCGGGCCGGTTGGAATCGGGGATAACTTCGACGGCCCGTTCATCGTCTTCTGGGACTTCGGCTGCTACCTCGTGCCCCTCGCCGTTCTCGAACTGTACCTGCGCGCAAAGGAGGGCGCCGGGCCGCGCGGCCGGTTAGCCATGGCGGGCGGCCTCTTTTCGCTCACGGCCCTCATGAGCGTCGGAATATTCGGCTTCACGATGGTCTCGTTGCGGCTCCTAGAGGGGCTCTAA
- a CDS encoding ABC transporter permease, which translates to MSTESNVAPESPLDSRVRPHAPLPLTRLMYWSVRRELWENRSILVAPLAVAAVILFGFLVSTLQLPKHMRATLALDPAKQHAAIQIHYDAAAFLIVLTAFIVGMFYCLDALYGERRDRSVLFWKSLPVSDRTTVLSKATIPLVVLPLVIFPTIVVTQTVMLLLSMAVLLANGVSTEALWAHVPLFRMSVALSYGLAAIALWHVPIYGWMLLVSAWARRVPFLWAVLPPMAISVFEKIAFGTTHFASLEGYRLIGWFTQAFIEEAQPHVVMDPLAHLTPGRFLSTAGLWVGLGVGAIFLAMAVRLRRLREPI; encoded by the coding sequence ATGAGCACTGAATCCAACGTCGCGCCCGAGTCTCCCCTCGACTCCCGAGTAAGACCGCACGCGCCGCTGCCACTGACCCGGCTCATGTACTGGTCGGTGCGGCGGGAGTTGTGGGAGAACCGCTCGATCCTTGTCGCGCCGCTGGCGGTCGCCGCCGTCATTCTCTTCGGCTTCCTGGTCAGCACGCTCCAGCTGCCCAAGCACATGCGCGCCACGTTGGCACTCGACCCCGCCAAGCAGCACGCTGCGATCCAGATTCACTATGACGCCGCGGCATTCCTGATCGTCCTGACCGCGTTCATCGTCGGGATGTTCTACTGTCTGGACGCGCTATACGGCGAGCGCCGCGATCGCAGCGTCTTGTTCTGGAAGTCGCTTCCGGTGTCCGACCGCACGACCGTGCTGTCGAAGGCGACCATTCCGCTCGTGGTTCTGCCGCTCGTTATCTTCCCAACCATCGTCGTCACGCAAACCGTCATGCTTCTGCTGAGCATGGCCGTCCTCCTGGCGAACGGTGTGAGCACCGAGGCCCTGTGGGCACATGTCCCTTTGTTCAGGATGTCGGTAGCGCTGTCTTACGGCCTGGCTGCGATTGCGCTCTGGCACGTGCCCATCTATGGCTGGATGCTGCTGGTCTCCGCGTGGGCACGCCGTGTGCCATTCCTATGGGCCGTGTTGCCCCCGATGGCGATCAGCGTCTTCGAAAAAATTGCGTTCGGCACTACGCATTTCGCGTCCCTGGAGGGATACCGCTTGATCGGCTGGTTTACGCAAGCCTTCATCGAGGAGGCGCAGCCTCACGTCGTGATGGATCCGTTGGCGCATCTCACTCCGGGCCGATTCCTGAGCACCGCGGGCCTGTGGGTCGGGCTTGGAGTCGGCGCAATATTCCTGGCCATGGCGGTGCGGTTACGGCGGCTTCGCGAACCGATCTGA
- a CDS encoding ABC transporter ATP-binding protein: MPCIEARGLRKAYGTTIALDGIDLRVEEGRILGLIGPNGAGKSTALNAILGLIQHQGDLRVLGRDPWTERDRLMRDVCFIADVAVLPRWLRVSHALDYVAGVHPRFDRAKAEGFLAKTAIKRASKIRHLSKGMVVQLHLALVMAIDAQLLVLDEPTLGLDILYRKQFYDSLLNDYFDRSRTIVVTTHQVEEVQDVLTDLMFINRGRIILDCSMDDFASRYVEVMVQPEHVPAARALNPIHERQVFGRSILLFDHVDRNQLATLGDVRTPSIADLFVAVMGKAGEALGAAR, translated from the coding sequence ATGCCCTGCATAGAAGCACGCGGCCTCCGCAAGGCCTACGGCACAACCATCGCTCTGGACGGCATCGACCTGCGTGTCGAAGAAGGCCGCATCCTCGGGCTCATCGGCCCCAACGGCGCCGGCAAGAGCACCGCCCTCAACGCGATCCTCGGGCTCATCCAGCACCAAGGAGACCTGAGAGTGCTCGGGCGCGACCCCTGGACAGAGCGCGATCGGCTCATGCGGGATGTCTGCTTCATTGCCGATGTCGCGGTGCTGCCCCGCTGGCTGCGGGTCTCCCACGCCCTCGACTACGTCGCCGGCGTTCACCCGCGCTTTGATCGCGCTAAGGCAGAGGGTTTTCTGGCCAAGACCGCCATCAAGCGCGCCAGCAAGATCCGGCATTTGTCGAAGGGCATGGTGGTCCAGCTGCACCTCGCGCTGGTCATGGCCATCGACGCGCAATTGCTGGTCTTGGACGAGCCGACCCTTGGCCTTGACATCCTCTACCGCAAGCAGTTCTACGACTCACTGCTGAACGACTACTTCGATCGTAGTCGCACCATTGTCGTGACAACACATCAGGTCGAAGAGGTGCAGGACGTCCTCACCGACCTCATGTTCATCAACCGCGGGCGCATCATCCTCGATTGCAGCATGGACGACTTCGCATCGCGCTACGTGGAAGTGATGGTCCAGCCCGAACATGTCCCGGCAGCCCGGGCGCTCAACCCGATTCACGAGCGTCAGGTGTTCGGGCGCAGCATCCTGCTCTTCGACCATGTCGATCGCAACCAACTTGCCACGCTTGGCGACGTCCGCACGCCCAGCATCGCCGACCTGTTCGTTGCCGTCATGGGCAAAGCCGGCGAGGCACTAGGAGCGGCCAGATGA